One stretch of Cheilinus undulatus linkage group 5, ASM1832078v1, whole genome shotgun sequence DNA includes these proteins:
- the zgc:113436 gene encoding uncharacterized protein zgc:113436 translates to MLSMDSLQVAEEEVVDSSSNKLFDIYTFVTKGSFPQTTNPLRKKNLKRYARKFIIDEGKLYYVGSKNDIKREVVIEAERKRKIFLDCHFNEIGHHLGQKKTVNRIQSKYYWLGIIKDVVDWIKVCEKCQHTKQTKTLTRTIRPIKVDAPWDIVGIDFIGPFPGTHQGNTNVIVLIDYFSKWPEAFPVQKVDVLSVARCISTCTYRFGAPKTIVCMQSADFCDEVTKLLFDKWSIVQKVSPVHQPQLNPLHDCTSPLLKEAIVGMVSEKQTEWDDFLDHVLFLFRTSTNPTTKFTPYSLMFNRTDNLTNETRLSMPNPEDQQKNKSSTKDKTSTYMPLIQEQKNSVKQLVIANMNASYKQEKKRNAKRRTHNIPTMNFEINDPLFCVN, encoded by the exons ATGTTAAGCATGGATTCGTTACAAGTAGCTGAGGAGGAAGTGGTTGATTCCAGCTCCAACAAACTCTTTGACATTTACACATTTGTGACCAAAGGCTCTTTTCCTCAAACGACGAATCCTTTACGGAAGAAGAATCTCAAGAGATATGCCCGGAAGTTTATCATTGATG AGGGCAAGCTATACTACGTGGGATCAAAGAATGACATTAAGAGGGAGGTGGTGATAGAGgctgagaggaagagaaagatttttCTTGACTGCCACTTTAATGAAATTGGACATCACTTGGGCCAGAAGAAGACTGTCAACAGGATCCAGAGCAAATACTACTGGTTGGGGATCATTAAAGATGTGGTAGACTGG ATTAAAGTGTGTGAAAAATGTCAACACACAAAGCAAACTAAAACCTTGACAAGGACCATCCGGCCTATAAAAGTGGATGCACCGTGGGACATTGTTGGGATTGATTTTATAG gGCCTTTTCCAGGTACCCACCAAGGAAACACCAATGTTATAGTCCTCATTGATTACTTTAGTAAATGGCCAGAAGCTTTTCCCGTTCAGAAGGTGGATGTTCTCTCAGTTGCAAGATGTATTTCCACATGCACATACAG GTTTGGAGCCCCTAAAACAATTGTGTGTATGCAGAGTGCTGATTTCTGTGATGAG GTAACAAAGCTGCTGTTTGACAAGTGGAGCATTGTGCAGAAGGTTTCTCCTGTGCATCAACCTCAGCTAAACCCTCTCCATGACTGCACTAGTCCTTTGTTGAAGGAAGCCATTGTGGGAATGGTTTCAGAGAAACAGACTGAATGGGACGACTTCCTAGATCATGTGCTGTTTCTGTTTAGGACGTCCACTAATCCTACAACCAAGTTCACTCCTTACTCCCTCATGTTCAACAGGACAGATAACTTAACAAATGAG ACCAGATTAAGCATGCCAAATCCTGAGGACCAGCAGAAGAACAAGTCTTCCACAAAGGACAAGACCTCGACGTATATGCCATTAATTCAGGAGCAGAAGAATTCTGTGAAGCAGCTG GTTATAGCTAATATGAATGCATCTTATAAgcaagagaagaagagaaacgCCAAACGCAGGACACACAACATCCCTACAATGAACTTTGAAATTAATGATCCTCTGTTTTGTGTCAACTGA